Proteins encoded by one window of Mercenaria mercenaria strain notata chromosome 4, MADL_Memer_1, whole genome shotgun sequence:
- the LOC123551641 gene encoding ufm1-specific protease 1-like has product MAAPMGEVMNIKSDVHDGLEPFGSDNHIARGAYLYYNYGCDKFDDRGWGCGYRTLQSICSWIKNQQEKGSSQISHRVPSIPEIQEALVAIGDKPDTFKGSKDWIGSFEVCLCIDHFYNVPCKIIHVNSGADLPDHVEELVKHFQEYGAPVMMGGDSDSSSKGVVGVCRNPQALLIVDPHHYGPAKCKTYLQKEGWVKWRLIEEFKEHSFYNLCLPQLKYTDFG; this is encoded by the exons ATGGCTGCGCCCATGGGGGAAGTCATGAATATCAAATCTGATGTCCACGACGGCTTAGAACCCTTTGGTTCAGATAATCACATTGCACGAGGTGCATATTTATACTATAATTACGGCTGCGACAAATTTGACGACAGA GGATGGGGATGTGGTTACAGAACCTTGCAAAGTATTTGTTCCTGGATAAAAAATCAGCAAGAAAAAGGAAGCTCGCAGATATCACACAGAGTTCCCAGCATTCCAGAGATACAGGAAGCCCTTGTTGCCATAGGAGACAAACCTGACACATTTAAAGGATCAAAAGATTGGATCGGTTCATTTGAAGTTTGCCTGTGCATTGACCATTTCTATAAT GTGCCATGTAAAATAATACATGTGAATTCTGGTGCTGATCTGCCCGATCATGTTGAAGAGTTGGTCAAACATTTCCAGGAGTATGGAGCACCAGTTATGATGG GAGGAGATAGTGATAGTTCATCTAAAGGTGTGGTTGGTGTATGCAGAAACCCACAGGCTTTACTTATAGTG GATCCACATCACTATGGACcagcaaaatgtaaaacatatctacaGAAAGAGGGCTGGGTAAAATGGAGGTTGATCGAGGAATTTAAAGAACACTCCTTTTATAACTTGTGTCTACCACAGTTAAAATACACAGATTTTGGATAA